The following nucleotide sequence is from Lusitaniella coriacea LEGE 07157.
GGTACAAGAACTCGAAGCAATGGGCGCAAGAGTCATCTCCGTCTTCTCCGGCGGACTCGACTTCTCCAAACCCGTAGACGAATACTTCTGGGATACCCGCGTCAAAGGCGTTCCCTCCACCCCCTACGTCGATGTCGCCGTATCCCTCACCGGATTCGCCCTCGTAGGCGGTCCCGCGCGCCAAGACCACCCCAAAGCCATCGACTCCCTGCAACGCCTCAACCGCCCCTACATGGTCGCCCTACCCCTCGTCTTCCAAACCACCGAAGAATGGGAGAAAAGCGATCTCGGACTGCACCCCATTCAAGTGGCACTGCAAATCGCCATTCCCGAACTCGACGGCGCAATCGAACCGATCATCCTCTCCGGACGAGATGGCACAACCGGGAGATCCATCGCCCTCCAAGACCGCATCGAAGCGATCGCGCAACGGGCAATGAAATGGGCAAACCTGCGCAAAAAACCCAAACTCGACAAAAAACTTGCCATCACCGTCTTCAGCTTCCCCCCCGACAAAGGCAACGTCGGAACCGCCGCCTATCTTGATGTCTTCGGGTCAATCTACGAAGTCATGAATGCCCTTAGAAATAATGGCTACGACATCCAAGACCTCCCCGACTCCCCCCAAGCCTTAATGGAAGCCGTCATCCACGACGCACAGGCACAATACAAAAGTCCCGAACTGAACATCGCCCATCGGATGTCGGTGATGGAATACGAACGCCTCACCCCCTACTACGAACGCCTGAAGGAAAACTGGGGCGATCCTCCGGGACATCTGAACACCGACGGTGAAAATCTGCTCGTTTACGGCAAACACTTCGGTAACCTCTTCATCGGCGTACAACCCACCTTCGGCTACGAAGGCGACCCCATGCGCCTCCTCTTCTCCCGTTCCGCTTCTCCACATCATGGCTTCGCGGCATACTACACCTACCTCAGCGAAGTTTGGCAAGCCGATGCAGTACTGCACTTCGGAACCCACGGTTCCCTAGAATTCATGCCAGGGAAGCAAATGGGAATGAGCGGCGATTGCTATCCCGATAGTTTAATTGGAACAATCCCCAACCTCTACTACTACGCAGCAAATAATCCTTCCGAAGCCACCATTGCCAAGCGTCGCAGCTACGCCGAAACCATCTCCTACCTCACCCCCCCGGCAGAAAATGCGGGACTCTACAAAGGACTTCAGGAACTTAGCGAACTCATTGGTTCCTACCAAACCCTCAAAGACACCGGACGCGGCGAACAAATTGTCCTGACCATCATCGATAAAAGCATCATGCTGAACTTGGAGAAGGACATTCCCGAATTGCAGGGTGCAGAGGATCTCAAAACCCGCATTCAAAATCCCGAATTTGGGGAAGAACGGGATAACATCGTCGGGTCGGTGTATCGCAAACTCATGGAGATTGAATCGCGTCTCCTCCCCTGCGGACTCCACGTTGTTGGTAAGCCTCCCACCGCAGAAGAAGCTGTCGCAACCCTCGTTAACATTGGTAGCTTAGACCGCGAAGAAGAGGGAATGAAGAGTCTCCAACGGATCATCGCCGAAAGCATTGGACGGGATATGGAAGAGATTTATCGTAATAGCGATCGCGGTATCCTTGCAGATGTAGAATTGCTACAAAATATCACCCTCGCCACTCGTTCTGCTGTCGCGGCATTAGTTAAAGAACAAACCGACGCAGAAGGTCGCATCTCTAAAGTGACCGGACTCAACTTCTTCAACATGAGGAAGAAAACCCCTTGGATTGAAGCCTTAGAGGACGCAGGCTACGAAAAAGTTAACGCCGAAGACATCAAACCCCTGTTTGAATACCTCGAATACTGCCTCGAACAAGTTTGCGCGGACAACGAACTCGGCGCGTTACTCAAAGCCTTAGAAGGCGAATACGTCCTCCCCGGTCCCGGCGGCGACCCCATTCGCAACCCCAACGTTCTTCCCACCGGGAAAAATATCCACGCCTTAGATCCCCAATCCATCCCCACCCTCGCAGCCGTTAAATCCGCTAAAATTGTTGTCGATCGCCTTTTAGAACGGCAACGGATTGATAATGGCGGCACTTATCCCGAAACTATCGCGTTGGTTCTTTGGGGAACCGACAACATCAAAACCTACGGCGAATCCCTCGCACAAGTCCTGTGGATGGTGGGTGCAAAACCCGTTCCCGATGCCTTGGGACGAGTGAATAAAGTCGAACTCATTCCCCTCGAAGAATTGGGTCGTCCTCGCGTGGATGTGGTCGTCAACTGTTCCGGCGTATTCCGCGACCTATTTATCAACCAAATGAACCTCCTCGACCAAGCGGTGAAAATGGCAGCAGAAGCAGAGGAACCCTTGGAAATGAACTACGTGCGCAAACACGCCATGCAGCAAGCGGAGGACATGGGAATCAACCTGCGTCAAGCGGCAACTCGCGTCTTCTCCAACGCCTCCGGTTCCTACTCTTCCAACATCAACCTTGCGGTGGAAAATAGTACCTGGGAAGAAGAGTCTGAATTGCAGGAAATGTATCTCAAACGCAAATCCTTCGCTTTCAACTCCGACAATCCCGGCATTATGGATGACAAGCGGGAGGTTTTCGAGGCGGCACTGAAAACTGCCGATGCAACCTTCCAAAACCTCGACTCCTCGGAAATCAGTCTCACGGATGTTTCCCACTACTTTGATTCTGACCCCACAAAGCTTGTCTCCAGTTTGCGCGAGGATGGCAAACAACCCACCGCCTACATTGCCGACACCACCACCGCTAACGCACAGGTTCGCACCCTTTCTGAAACCGTTCGTTTGGATGCGCGCACTAAAATGCTCAATCCCAAATGGTACGAAGGAATGCTGAGTCACGGCTACGAGGGGGTTCGCGAACTCTCCAAGCGCCTCGTGAATACGATGGGTTGGTCTGCGACTGCGGGTGCAGTGGATAATTGGGTGTACGAAGATGTGAATACCACGTTCGTGGAAGACCCGGAAATGTGCCAGCGATTGATGAATTTGAACCCCAATTCTTTCCGCAAGATGGTTGGAACGCTGTTGGAGGTTAATGGTCGCGGGTATTGGGAAACCAGCGAAACCAATTTAGACCGCCTGCGAGAGTTGTATCAGGAGGTTGAGGATCGTATTGAAGGGGTTGAATAAACCGACAAATTAAATGGGTTTCTTGTAGGGACGTTTCATGAAGCGTCCCTATGTTATTTTGGGATTTAGCTTTTGGCTCTCTAATACGAAATCGCGAAAACAGCGCTACAAATCTTTCACCCCGTCCCTCGTCTCTCTGTCTCCCCGTCAGCCTTGTGTAGCAAATTTAAAACCATTTCATATAACGTGCCAACTGCTAGTTAAAAGAGTGGAAAAAGGCTCGCAAAATCCAAAACCCAATTGCTGAAATAATAAAAATAACTAGCGCCAATCCCCCTAACAAAAATCCAAGAAACCACCAGTCTGTTTTCTGCACGCGGTGCGGTTCGCTCAAATGCTTCTCCAATAACTTTATATTTTTAGTGTTCGCTTTCCAAGCCACATCCACCACATCGCCAAAGAGAGGAACCGTTCCCACAAACGCATCCCAAATGATGTTTCCCACCATGCGCGAGAGAGTCTGTTTCGATGCTCCCATCCGCGCCGCTTGCACGACGATATACCCCGATACAATCGCGCCGAGATAATCTCCAACGGCGGGTAGGAGTCCGAGAAGGGGATCGATTCCAATGCGATAGGGCGTTCCTGGAATGGGAAGTGCTTCGTCAAACAAATGGCTGATTGAGCGCAATTCCGCCATTATTTTTTCTCGTTGTTTTGAGGGTTGATTCATACAGTTCGGGTTACCCTGCAATACAGGACAAAAGTTGTAATGAGTCGAGCGCGATCGCGTAACACCCAACCCCATAACAACAGCTTAAATTAGGATGGGACAGAGTTGAATCTTATATTGCGACTTGCTCTGGCTCCCTTGCTCTCAGGATTGGGACTCAATGCAGAAAGAGGATTTTCCTGGGGTTTCGCCTTCTCTCTAAATCTCTCTCCCAACTTTGGGAGAGAGACTTTGAACGGTTATTTTGAGTAAACTACTTTTCCTGTTGGCGTTCGAGAGTTGCTTGTCGAAATCCTAAAACGACCAAAATATTGGAGAGGGTTAGGAAAAATTCTGCACTTCCGTGCAACCAATCCACATTGGCTAAGGCTTTGCCGTAGGTGACTTTGGCATAAATTCCGGCAGGAATCGTGATGGCAACGAAGAGGAGCAAAACGTAAAAACCAATTAATGCCAAGCGGGGCGCTTTTCCGGAACGGGTGAGAAACCACAAAAAGCCGAGGTAGGGAAAGAGGGAGAGGGCGAATAGAGTATCTTTATTCATTGGTCATCGATCGCGGTTTGCTGAGAAGAACGCCAAATCCACCAAGCTGCAAGGCAAAGGGTACAATTGCCAAGAACGGTCATTGCCGCTTGCAGGGTAACGAGCCATTCTAGGGATTCTGCATTATCAAAAAAGTGCCAGGTACAGGCACACATAGCGCTGACGAGAGCGGGTAACATGGCGAAGGAGAGTCCCCACCAAGCGCGATCGCGCGTCACCTCACCATACCGCCCAATAAACCAGATGGCGGCAATCCATTCAATGACGCTAGAAACATGAATTATCCAGGTTGGGATGGAAAGAGCGTGCATAATTCAGTTATCACCTCAACAGTAATCAGCGACCGACGAGCGAGATTTGCCCGAAAAAGAAAAGAAGAAACCCCATGAGGTCGCAGTAGGGGCGGGTTTTGCAAATCTTTTATGAATCATAGCAATAACTGTTGCTCAAACCCGCCCAGCCTCAGCGAAAAATTGTGTTTTAGAAAAGTTATCAGGGTCTAACACAGAGAACGGTTGGATCGATTAGCAATTGCCAGGGCGTGTTAATCTTATCAGACTCAATGCCAAATTCCTGAATGTCCGATTCTCGCCAGCTTGCTTTTGTTGCGCTACGTCAAATCTACCAGCGTGGTGCTTATACAGATGTTGCCCTCGATCGCGTTTTGCACGATGGGGATCTCGATCTTGCCGATCGCGGGTTACTCTCAGAATTAGTGTATGGGGTGGTGCGCAGGGCGCGATCGCTCGATGCCCTCATCGACCAATTGGGAAAGAAAAAGGCACGCCAGCAACCCCCAGATTTACGTGCGATCCTGCACTTGGGATTGTATCAATTACGCTACCTCGATCGCGTTCCCGATTCTGCTGCGGTCAATACCAGCGTGGAACTCGCAAAAAACAATGAATTGAAGCGCCTTGCAGGGGTGGTGAATGGCATACTGCGACAATACAGCCGTTTGGCAGAAGAAGGCGATCCTTTAGTGCTTCCCGAAAACGCGATCGCGCGCCTCAGCATTTTACACAGTTACCCAGATTGGATCGTTCAATTATGGGTCGAACAGTTTGGCACTGAAGAAGCCGAACGCCTTTGTGAGTGGTTCAATCGTTCCCCTTCCCTAGACCTGCGCGTTAATCCCCTGAATGCCACTCTAGAGGACGTAGAAAGAGCGTTGAACGAAGAGAATAACTCCCGCTTCGATCTGACCTGCGTTCTCCCCTTACCCCAAGCGCTGCGCCTGAGAGGGAAAACCGGAGCAATTGCCCAATTACCGGGATTTAAACAGGGTTGGTGGACAGTGCAAGATAGCAGCGCGCAGTTAGTCGTGCATCTCCTCGATCCTCAACCGGGAGAGGTGATTATTGATGCCTGTGCCGCACCAGGAGGGAAAACCACGCATATTGCAGAATTGATGCGCGATCGCGGAACGATTTGGGCGCGCGATCGCGCCGAAAAACGACTTCGCAAAGTTCGAGCCAACGCTCAACGCCTGCAACTCCAATCCATTCAACTCTCCCCAGGAGATAGTTGCGACTGTCCCCCCTTTCACCAAACCGCAGATCGCGTCCTCGTCGATGCTCCCTGTTCGGGATTGGGGACGCTACACCGCCACCCAGACATTCGTTGGCGACAAACCCCAGAAAAACTAGACGAACTCACCACCCTACAAAACCAACTCTTATCGCAAACTGCCCTCTGGGTCAAACCCGGAGGCATTCTTGTCTACGCCACCTGCACCCTCAATCCCGCCGAAAATGAAACCCTCATCCAATCCTTCCTCGATACCCACGCCGATTGGACAATTGAATTCCCCTCAGCCAACTCAATTGCAACCCCTTTCGCCTCCCCCGACGGTTGGATTAAAGTTTTACCAACACAGCACCACATGGACGGGTTCTTCATGGTGAAATTAAAGAAGAGCCTTTAAAACTAAATCACGCTTAATGCGAATTAGGAGCTTCAAACCCACATTCTACTGTATCTGTTCTCCCCTAGAGGAGTTAGGGGTGAGGGCTTTCAAGGCTTCTGAGTAATATACATCAGACGTAAATCTGGAAAATACAACCAATGGACAGTAAAACCAAAACAAAAAAAATATTCAGAATTCTCATGGGTGCAGCGTGGATTGACGGCATTATTCAAGTTGAAGAACGGGAATATTTGCGTCGAATGGCAACCGAACAAGGGATTGCTGACGATCCCGAAATACAATCTCTTCTCTCAGAAATCAAACAAGTGAGCGCAGAAGAATGTTATCGCTGGTTGGAAGAATACCTTGGCAACGATCGCACTGAAGCCGATTATCAAGAATTGCTCGAGTCCCTCAGCGCCTTAATTTATAGCGATGGGGAAGTGGATACTCAAGAAGCGAAATTATTGGCAAAGGTGCAACTCCTTGATCCCACTCAGGATACGCCCACATCTGCTTTTGATAAGATGCTCAGAACGATCCAAAAGCTATATCGCAAGGGTCTAGAAAATGTGAAATGATCGACAACTGGTAACAAATCGAAAGGAACTCAGAATCCGTTGTAACGCACTCTCTTTGTGGCACAAGTCGCTCTCAAACCAGAAAATATTAACAACAATACGATCGCGAATTGAATTTCTCAAGAGTAGGGTTCAGCACAAAGCATCCCCCCTACTCAGCCTTACTCAAAACTTAACCCTGCATTGCTTTCGCTAATTCTGCTGCAACCTCCGGTCGAGAAAACTGCGGCGGCGGCAACTCCCCGCGTCGTAACATCTCTCGCACCTTCGTCCCCGAAAGATGAACTCGTTCCTCCGGCTTGCTGGGACTGGTTTTTGTCGTTGCCATTTGTTCTGTGCGCGTGCAATAGAAAGCGTGTTCAAACTTCATCGGCAAGATCCCCAACTCTCCCGGTTCAAACTCATCAAAGATATGTTGGGCATCGTAGGTTCCATAATAGTCCCCAACACCAGCGTGATCGCGCCCCACAATAAAATGAGTACACCCATAATTCTTACGCACGATCGCGTGGAAAATTGCTTCCCTCGGTCCCGCATAGCGCATCGCCGATGGATTAATCGCCAAAATTACCCGATCTTGCGGGAAATAATGTTCCATCATAATCTCGTAACAGCGCATCCGCACGTCAGCCGGAATATCATCGCTTTTGGTTGCTCCCACCAAAGGATGTAAAAATAAACCATCCACCGTTTCCAAGGCACATTTTTGAATATACTCGTGAGCGCGGTGAATCGGGTTGCGCGTTTGGAACCCAACAACGGTTTTCCATCCCTTCTCCTGAAACATTCGCCGCGACTCAACAGGATCGATTTGATATTTAGGAAACAACGGATGTCCGTCCCGTTCTAACAACCAAACCGGCCCCGCCAAATTAATCGGACCCTGGTCGTAGACAACCTTAACGCCGGGATGTTTGGTTTCATTCGTCCGATAGACGTGGGTTGCCTCGTGAGCCTTGTTGTAGCGATACTTCTGCGTTAACTCCAGTACCCCCACAAATCGCCCTGTCGGGTCGTCTAGACGCACCCAGCTCCCTTCCTTGAGGGGGTCTGCAATCTCTTCGCTGACCGAAAGCGTAACCGGAATCGACCAAGGAAGACCGTTGACCAAACGCATATCTGTCACTACGTTTTCGTAGTCTGCTTGTTCCATAAAGCCATTCAAGGGACTAAATCCCCCAATAGCAATCATTACCAAGTCAGATGTAGCTCGTTCGTCGAGTTGAACGCGAGGCAAACGCTCTGCTTGTGCCAAAAATTCTTGTCGTTCGTCCTCGCTGGCAATCCGATTGATTAAGTGACCGCCGTGTGCCGCATTTACATCTAATTTTGCACTCATATTTATTTTGGAGCTGAGATTTTGATTGCTTCAAGTCTCGATCCTACCAAGCCCTGAAGCATTTGTCCGAAGTCTAGAGCAAGGAAGGGATCGATCTCTTTTTGTTTTCCGGTACAAATAATTCTATCCGGATACTTTTGTTTTGAATTTTAAATAAAAGTTCGTTCTTGTTCCGCTTGAAAAATATAATCGTAGTCGAAAGGAATATGTTGAATATTACGCACAATTGAAAATCCCAAATGACTGATTGTTTCAGTGGTAAAGGTCAACATTGCCAATTCATTCAATCGCTTTTCACCAATCTGCGGCTTTTGTACGAAATAGCTTCGTTTGGCAAAAAACAAATCTCTATCTTTGGGATTGATGATGCCATTGATTTTATGGGCGTGCTGAATTGGCTTAATATAAGTATTATAAAAATCTTCTTGATTGCTCTGGAGAGAATAAAGACGTTCGTGTTGCAGCCAACTCATCTTGAACATCATTTTGATAAATTCAAAACCTAAAATGTAATTCAGAATATAATTTTTCTTCTCTGGGCTAATCACCAATCGCAATGCAGATTCGAGATACTTTTCTGGCTGTCTTCTCACATCTTGAGCGGAGTGAATATAAAATTGTTTAATGTAGCTTCTTAAGAGATCTGGAGAGAGTTCGGCTTTAATGTGAAAACTGTTTAGGAAATACTTGACCTTGGCTTGAGTATCATAGTCTTGAACGATTTTTGCCAGCAATCCATCTGCCGTGTACTCATCTAGGAATTGCCCCTGAACGTCCGGAGAGGATGCACACAGAAGGTAGCACAAGGACAGGAGATAGCGACGTTGTTTCCAATGTAAACTCTCTGCCCATTGTCTAGCCTCTGGTGGTAATTTATCTAGCATCTTCTCGACTTGACTTTCCTCTAGATTCCAAGGCATTAAATCGAGCTGTATAGCCATGTATTCCTCAGTCTGTTGGTTACTACGATGGATTGGGTAGGTTGACCGACTGATATTAGCGAACGGCACCCTTATTCTTTAGTTAGAGTTCCCCAAGATTCTTCTGAAGTAACAGCTTAGATGCAACAATGAAACTTAAATGTTTCTGGAATGGCATGGGAGAAGCACTTTCTCGAGAAGGTGGGTCGTTGCAGATAGATGAGAGGTACAGCTTGTATATTGTTAACAGTAATTGATCTTTAGATTGCTACATTTGAATATTCCCCGAACTTTGAAAAAGGGGGGAAAGTTGCACATTTATGACAGAAACCTAGCAAAAGCGTATTAATTTAGAGATTTACAAATTTTTGGAACGAAATTCGTCCAACTTATTGCGAACAGTTTGAATATCTTGCCACATCAACCATTTGGGTTTGCCTTTTTCCCGCGAAGGGTTGCGCAGAAGATAAGCTGGGTGAAAAATAGCCATGCAAAGTTTCCCCTCCCATTCTATCCATTGACCGCGTACTTTGGTTATTCCTCGTTTTTCTCCGGTCAAGCCTCGCAAGGCGGTTGCACCGGTGAGAAGGATGATTTTGGGGTCAACAAGGCGAATTTGTTCGAGGAGATAGGGCTTGCAGGCGGCGATTTCTTGAGGGGTTGGCGTGCGGTTTCCGGGAGGACGGCAATTGTGGACGACTCCTGCGGGGGTTATGAAGTTGGCGGTTTCTTCGACATCAATGCAATAGACCCATTGTTCGGAGGGTTGAGGGGGAAGGGGATATTTGAGAATGGGTTTCCAGTCTGTGGTAGCGAGTTCTTCTTGAGAAGCTTCCCAATTCCGGGGATAACGCTGTAATGTTCCGTTTGGGGTTAGGGGTGCATTATTGGGGGCGGAGGTGACGAGAACCGGTAAACTTGTAGTATTGGGGATTGGCGTTCCAGTTGCCACGCGATCGCGCGACTCTAATTTTTCCACCTCAATCCAACCTCTTTGCGTCAAAATGGGATGATCTCCCGTCGCAGTGCATCCCTCCATTTCGCCAGGAAACCTTAAGCGATACAACCGTCTCCCCGCCAACGGGGAACGATGCCATCCCGTCACCTTCCGCCACACCAATTGCTTATAGCGATTGACACTCTTCACCTCCCCTTGCCATTGATTCTCAACCATCCAACCAATGGTTTTCTCCCCCTCCCGCGTCACAACCGTCGTCTCTGCACTCAAGCACTTCACAATATTGGCGATATAAATATCCTTTTGAGTATCCAGCTTCACCGACGCTAAAATTTTCTCCAGCAATTGACCCGACTTCCCCACAAACGGTAACCCCTGTTCGTCCTCATTTTGTCCGGGACCTTCCCCAATAATCATAATGTCTGCATTGGGATTGCCGCGTCCAACCACCGCTTGGGTGCGACTTTGACTCAAATCGCATCGCTGACAGTTTTGGCAATGTTCCGCAAGCGTCTCCATCCTTGAGTAAGTCCCGCGAGGAATGGGAATCTTTGCATCAGTGGGAATTAACTCTGCTTGAAAATCATCAGGAGGTGCAGGTTGTTCGGAATTCGTATTGCCAAAAAGGTTGAGTTGCTGGTCGGAAGTCATATCGTGATTGGGAGTTCAGAGTTCAAAATTAAGAATATCACCGCGCCTTTTGCGTTTGCGAAAAGTTTACGGTTCTGGAGGCTGGCGAAGTAACGACTCACGGTTCGCTTAGATTGAAACGCAATAGGAAAAATTTCCTCCCCATATAAAATCCGTTTGAATCGCCATGTTTCGGGCTAACGCACCAGACGCAGAGACATGGGGATTTTTATAATGGGTAATTTAAAAGATTTGATATCATTTCATTCTTACCCGTGCGACTCGTTACCGCTTTTGTCCCGGACCAAAAAAAACCCAGCCTTTAGTTAAAGCCAGGTTCCCCAATCCTACAAGTTGTTTGAGAGAATTCTACAGTAAATAGACCAATCCAAAGAGGATAATCCAAACGACATCCACAAAGTGCCAGTACAATTCTGCTGCTTCTACGCCGAAGTGTTTTTCGCTGCTGTAGTGACCTGTCTTGCGCGATCTCCACAATACTGCGAGGATGAGCAACAGTCCAAAGGTGACGTGTAAACCGTGGAATCCCGTGAGGACATAAAAGCAACTGGCAAATAAATTGGTCGCCAGCGTAAAGGGGAGGTGTGTATATTCATACACTTGTCCGCCGAGGAAAATTGCCCCCATTAATGCGGTCAAACCAAACCAAATTTGTAATCCTTTCACATCATCGCCGTTTTTGAGCAAGCTTTGCCCTTTGTGCATGACGAAGCTACTGGAAATCAGGATGATCGTATTGATACCGGGAAGCAGCAGTTCTAACTCTGTTCCTTCAGGGGGAAATTCCGGAATCATTGCTTTGTAGATTAAAAAGGCTGCAAATAAGCCGAGGAAAATCATGCTCTCTGCAACCAGGAACACCGCAACGCCGAACATTCGCAAGTCGGGATGTTCGTGATGACCGGAGGCGGAGTCCGCATCGTGAGAATAGTTAAGAACAGTTTGAGATTCGTCTATTGTTGAGCTTTGCATACATTCCTGTGCGAATTGCTATTCGTGGCTACAATTTTGAAGCGCTAGTTGACTTCTGCACTCGCTTGGGCGAGCAATTCATCTACGGATTGGTCTTCATCGAGCATTTGGGTATCGATGCCGTAGTCGTAGGGACCCGCCCAGAGGATGGGTTCTTCGTCAAAGTTCTCAATTGCCGGGGGAGAGGTGGTTTGCCATTCCATTGTGAGGGCGCGCCAGGGGTTTCGTCCTGCGGGTTTTCCTTTGAAAACGCTCCAAACCATGTTAACCACGAAGGGCAGTACAGAGACGGCAGTGATATAAGCCCCAATAGTACAGAGAATATTGAGAAATTGGAATTTGGGATCGTAAAGGGCAACGCGGCGGTTCATGCCTTGCATTCCCAAGGGGTGCATGGGTAAGAAGGTGAGGTTGATGCCAATGAAGGTGAGAGCAAAGTGAATTTTACCGAGGGTTTCGTTGTACATCCGTCCCGACATTTTGGGAAACCAATGGTACACGCCGGAATATAGCCCTAAAATTCCGCCGCCAAAGAGGACGTAGTGAAAGTGACCGACGATGAAGTAGGTGTCGTGAACGTGGATGTCGAAGGGAACAGAAGCAACCATCACTCCGGTTAAGCCGCCAATGAGGAAGGAGGAGATAAAGCCGATGCCGAAGAGCATGGGGGTGTTGAGGTTGATTTTTCCGCCCCAGAGGGTCGCGCACCAACCGAAGATTTTGATTCCGGTGGGGACGGCGATAATCATGGTGGTTGCCATGAAGAACATTCTCAACCAACCGGGGGTTCCACTGGTGAACATATGGTGCGCCCAGACGATTAAACCAAGGAAGGCGATGGCTAAACTAGAGTACGCGATCG
It contains:
- a CDS encoding cytochrome c oxidase subunit 3; translation: MQSSTIDESQTVLNYSHDADSASGHHEHPDLRMFGVAVFLVAESMIFLGLFAAFLIYKAMIPEFPPEGTELELLLPGINTIILISSSFVMHKGQSLLKNGDDVKGLQIWFGLTALMGAIFLGGQVYEYTHLPFTLATNLFASCFYVLTGFHGLHVTFGLLLILAVLWRSRKTGHYSSEKHFGVEAAELYWHFVDVVWIILFGLVYLL
- a CDS encoding uracil-DNA glycosylase family protein encodes the protein MEKLESRDRVATGTPIPNTTSLPVLVTSAPNNAPLTPNGTLQRYPRNWEASQEELATTDWKPILKYPLPPQPSEQWVYCIDVEETANFITPAGVVHNCRPPGNRTPTPQEIAACKPYLLEQIRLVDPKIILLTGATALRGLTGEKRGITKVRGQWIEWEGKLCMAIFHPAYLLRNPSREKGKPKWLMWQDIQTVRNKLDEFRSKNL